In a single window of the Micrococcaceae bacterium Sec5.7 genome:
- a CDS encoding GntR family transcriptional regulator — protein MQPASNGSRSDVRPASRTVSRQVLADHVYEELLASLMDGRLEPGTAVSIDGTARELDVSPTPVREALARLEHTGMVRRVALKGYRVAPVFTQEDFAELMEARLAIEPVNARLACARLTPQRLAELEQAVTDLKSAPRGPSFSEFKDYLEADERFHRLIAEQTGNQFLAAAYEALGGQVQRFRLFGGVGITDAEYAISEHQAVLEAFSAGDPERAAAAMSEHIQQVRGRAIADAPPE, from the coding sequence ATGCAACCAGCTTCCAACGGCAGCCGCTCTGACGTCCGCCCTGCCAGCCGTACCGTCAGCCGCCAGGTTCTGGCGGACCACGTGTATGAGGAGCTGCTGGCCTCCCTGATGGACGGCCGGCTTGAACCCGGAACTGCGGTCAGCATTGACGGCACCGCGCGCGAGCTCGATGTTTCGCCGACCCCAGTCCGGGAAGCCCTGGCCCGGCTGGAACACACCGGCATGGTCCGCAGGGTGGCGCTCAAGGGCTACCGGGTAGCGCCGGTTTTCACGCAGGAAGATTTTGCCGAACTGATGGAAGCGCGGCTTGCCATCGAGCCCGTCAATGCGCGGCTGGCATGCGCCCGGTTGACGCCGCAGCGCCTGGCCGAGCTGGAACAGGCCGTCACCGACCTGAAGTCGGCACCCCGGGGGCCCTCCTTTTCGGAGTTCAAGGATTATCTTGAAGCTGACGAACGATTCCACCGGCTGATCGCCGAGCAGACAGGCAACCAGTTCCTGGCGGCCGCGTACGAAGCTCTCGGAGGGCAGGTCCAACGATTCAGGCTTTTCGGCGGGGTGGGAATCACAGACGCCGAATACGCCATCTCCGAACATCAGGCCGTCCTTGAAGCATTCTCCGCGGGAGACCCGGAGAGAGCCGCTGCAGCCATGTCCGAACACATCCAGCAGGTGCGCGGCCGAGCGATTGCCGACGCTCCGCCAGAGTAA